From the Pseudomonas putida genome, one window contains:
- a CDS encoding efflux RND transporter periplasmic adaptor subunit, which produces MLRRRMLIMLAVVLLIVLALGGYKGFSIYKQIQVFSAPRPPITVAAAPAEQRQWQERLPAVGSLKALQGVELSLEVEGIVKALYFDSGQKVKAGQPLLKLNDDQETALLGTAQADLGLAKVDFGRGSQLVGDAAISRGEFDRLTSQYRRNQAVVEQLKAQKIKKSINAPFNGTIGIRQVDIGQYLAAGTVIATLQDLSSLYVDFNVPEQALPHLSLGQQVLVQVAAYPGQTFPASLSAINPKVDENTRNLLVRATLANPDDKLLPGMFANLLILLPDPQPQVVVPESAITYTLYGNSVYVATPKKDKDGNPENDDKGQPQLTAEQRTVQTGERRDGVVVVSKGLKAGEQVVTAGQLKLTPGATIRIGQDSALKPEQGAPRTD; this is translated from the coding sequence ATGCTACGCCGCCGCATGCTCATCATGTTGGCCGTCGTTCTGCTGATCGTGCTGGCCCTGGGGGGCTACAAGGGCTTCTCGATCTACAAACAGATCCAGGTGTTCTCCGCCCCACGGCCGCCCATCACCGTTGCCGCCGCCCCGGCCGAACAGCGCCAGTGGCAGGAGCGCCTGCCTGCCGTAGGCAGCCTCAAGGCCCTGCAAGGCGTCGAGCTGAGCCTGGAAGTGGAAGGCATCGTCAAGGCCTTGTACTTCGACTCCGGGCAGAAGGTCAAAGCCGGGCAACCGCTGCTCAAGCTCAACGACGACCAGGAAACCGCCCTGCTCGGCACCGCCCAGGCCGACCTGGGGCTGGCCAAGGTCGACTTCGGCCGCGGCAGCCAGCTGGTCGGCGATGCCGCCATCTCCCGCGGCGAGTTCGATCGCCTGACCTCCCAGTACCGGCGCAATCAGGCTGTGGTCGAACAGCTCAAGGCGCAGAAGATCAAGAAAAGCATCAACGCGCCGTTCAATGGCACCATCGGCATCCGCCAGGTGGACATTGGCCAGTACCTGGCCGCCGGCACGGTGATCGCCACCCTGCAGGACCTCTCCAGCCTGTATGTCGACTTCAACGTGCCGGAACAGGCCTTGCCGCACCTGAGCCTCGGCCAGCAGGTGCTCGTGCAGGTGGCCGCCTACCCCGGCCAGACCTTCCCGGCCAGCCTCAGCGCGATCAACCCCAAGGTCGATGAGAACACACGCAACCTGCTGGTACGCGCGACATTGGCCAATCCGGACGACAAGCTGTTGCCCGGCATGTTCGCCAACCTGCTGATCCTGCTGCCCGACCCGCAGCCCCAGGTGGTGGTGCCGGAAAGCGCCATCACCTACACCCTGTACGGTAACTCGGTGTACGTCGCCACGCCGAAGAAGGACAAGGACGGCAACCCGGAAAACGACGACAAGGGCCAGCCGCAACTTACCGCCGAGCAACGCACGGTACAGACCGGCGAACGCCGCGATGGCGTGGTGGTGGTCAGCAAGGGCCTCAAGGCCGGTGAACAGGTGGTCACCGCCGGGCAGCTCAAGCTGACCCCGGGCGCGACCATCCGCATCGGCCAGGACAGCGCGCTCAAGCCCGAACAGGGCGCCCCGCGCACCGACTGA
- the colR gene encoding two-component system response regulator ColR, whose amino-acid sequence MRILLVEDNRDILANLADYLGMKGYTVDCAQDGLSGLHLAATEHYDLIVLDIMLPGIDGYTLCKRLREDARRDTPVIMLTARDQLDDRLQGFRSGADDYLLKPFALSELAARIEAVLRRAQGGGRRTLQVADLSYDLDTLEVTRQGRLLKLNPVGLKLLAVLMQKSPHVLRREVLEEALWGDDCPDSDSLRSHVHQLRQVIDKPFEKPLLHTVHGVGYRLAEGRDGV is encoded by the coding sequence ATGCGTATTCTTTTGGTTGAAGACAACCGCGATATTCTTGCCAACCTTGCCGATTACCTGGGCATGAAAGGCTACACCGTCGACTGCGCCCAGGACGGCCTCTCAGGCCTGCATCTGGCCGCCACCGAGCACTACGACCTGATCGTGCTCGACATCATGCTGCCCGGTATCGATGGCTATACCCTGTGCAAGCGCCTGCGCGAGGATGCCCGCCGTGATACCCCGGTGATCATGCTCACGGCCCGCGACCAACTGGACGATCGCCTGCAGGGCTTCCGCTCCGGTGCCGATGATTACCTGCTCAAACCCTTTGCCCTGTCCGAGCTGGCCGCGCGCATCGAAGCGGTGCTGCGCCGGGCCCAGGGTGGCGGGCGCCGTACCCTGCAGGTCGCAGACTTGAGCTACGACCTCGATACCCTCGAAGTGACCCGTCAGGGCCGCCTGCTCAAGCTCAACCCAGTCGGCCTCAAACTGCTCGCGGTATTGATGCAGAAGAGCCCGCACGTGCTGCGCCGCGAGGTGCTGGAAGAAGCCCTGTGGGGCGATGACTGCCCGGACAGCGACAGCCTGCGCAGCCACGTGCACCAGTTGCGCCAGGTGATCGACAAACCGTTCGAAAAACCGCTGCTGCATACCGTCCATGGCGTCGGCTATCGCCTCGCCGAGGGCCGCGATGGAGTTTAA
- a CDS encoding imelysin family protein: MFRPKLLFTSLAALALGACSPQDPQAVTSAAIAKQVILPTYSRWVEADRQLAASALAYCEGKESLDTARADFLNAQKAWAELQPLLVGPLAEGNRAWQVQFWPDKKNLVGRQVEQLVNGDKPVDAAALGKASVVVRGLSAYEYILFDSKPDIATAEQKARYCPLLVAIGEHQKVLAEEILKGWNSTDGMLSQMTKFPNQRYADSHEAIADLLRSQVTALDTLKKKLGAPMGRQSKGIPQPLQAEAWRSHSSMKSLEATLKAAQAVWVGVDNQGLRGLLPSDQKALAQKIDDAYATALKLLAHNQKTLGELLADDAGQQTLNQIYDALNVVHRLHEGDLAKALNIQLGFNANDGD, from the coding sequence CCCTGGGTGCCTGCTCGCCGCAGGACCCGCAGGCGGTGACTTCCGCAGCCATCGCCAAGCAGGTGATCCTGCCGACCTACAGCCGCTGGGTCGAAGCCGACCGCCAGCTGGCCGCCAGCGCCCTGGCCTACTGTGAAGGCAAGGAAAGCCTGGACACCGCACGCGCCGACTTCCTCAATGCGCAGAAAGCCTGGGCCGAACTGCAACCGCTGCTGGTCGGCCCGCTGGCCGAAGGCAACCGCGCCTGGCAGGTACAGTTCTGGCCTGACAAGAAGAACCTGGTCGGCCGCCAGGTCGAGCAGCTGGTCAACGGCGACAAGCCGGTCGATGCCGCCGCCCTGGGCAAGGCCAGCGTCGTGGTACGCGGCCTGTCGGCTTACGAGTACATCCTCTTCGACAGCAAGCCGGACATCGCCACGGCCGAGCAGAAAGCCCGCTACTGCCCGCTGCTGGTCGCCATCGGCGAACACCAGAAGGTCCTGGCCGAGGAGATTCTCAAGGGCTGGAACAGCACCGACGGCATGCTGTCGCAGATGACCAAGTTCCCCAACCAGCGCTACGCCGACTCCCACGAGGCGATCGCCGACCTGCTGCGCTCCCAGGTCACCGCCCTGGACACCCTGAAGAAGAAGCTGGGTGCACCGATGGGTCGCCAGAGCAAGGGCATCCCGCAGCCGCTGCAGGCCGAAGCCTGGCGCAGCCATTCCTCGATGAAGAGCCTGGAAGCCACCCTCAAGGCCGCCCAGGCGGTGTGGGTCGGGGTCGACAACCAGGGCCTGCGCGGCCTGCTGCCCAGCGATCAGAAAGCCCTGGCGCAGAAGATCGACGACGCCTACGCTACGGCGCTCAAACTGCTGGCCCACAACCAGAAGACCCTCGGCGAGCTGCTGGCCGACGACGCCGGGCAGCAGACCCTCAACCAGATTTACGATGCCCTCAACGTCGTCCACCGCCTGCACGAAGGCGACCTGGCCAAGGCGCTGAACATCCAGCTGGGCTTCAATGCCAACGACGGTGACTGA
- a CDS encoding sensor histidine kinase: protein MEFKQSLAQRIIIAFALMSALVAGAFAFGIVATVHLVEERLISSVLGGDLQRLLRMDSVSDWSHRPRPDQLFYFSGGRDDFELPKDLRHLDVGFHEVFRDQLSYHAMVEIVDGRRYVLLQDQSDFEERERVLFAVVVVGFVLSLVLAVVLGWLLARRVMAPVIRLARQVRHRDQLLGLAPPLAPDYAADEVGQLAVAFDDTLGRLRNALNRERLFTSDVSHELRTPLMVLATSCELLMENPNLDTRARSQVERIARATEEMRELVKTFLMLARAQRDQGAVASQATLREVADDLVGVWRDTIEQKGLALYYDGRVSAGPLLYNATFLQSVMGNLLRNAAHYTDSGYIRLSLELNGFSVEDSGVGIPEEQREAMFQPFVRGEERRGEGLGLGLSLVQRICDDQGWRVTLTSTAPHGCRFQVDLSQSAEKTDPTR, encoded by the coding sequence ATGGAGTTTAAGCAAAGCCTTGCCCAGCGCATCATCATCGCCTTTGCGTTGATGAGCGCACTGGTGGCCGGCGCCTTCGCCTTCGGTATCGTCGCCACGGTGCATCTGGTCGAAGAACGCCTGATCTCATCGGTGCTCGGCGGCGACCTGCAGCGCTTGCTGCGCATGGACAGCGTCAGTGACTGGAGCCACCGGCCGCGGCCTGACCAGCTGTTCTACTTCAGTGGCGGGCGCGATGACTTCGAGCTGCCCAAGGACCTGCGCCACCTCGATGTCGGCTTCCATGAGGTGTTTCGCGATCAGCTGTCCTACCACGCGATGGTCGAGATCGTCGATGGTCGCCGCTATGTGCTGCTGCAGGACCAGAGCGATTTCGAAGAGCGCGAGCGCGTGCTGTTCGCCGTCGTGGTGGTGGGCTTCGTGCTCAGCCTGGTACTGGCGGTGGTGCTCGGCTGGCTATTGGCGCGCAGGGTGATGGCACCGGTCATCCGCCTGGCACGACAGGTTCGCCATCGTGATCAGTTGCTTGGCCTGGCGCCGCCGTTGGCACCGGACTACGCGGCCGACGAAGTCGGCCAGCTGGCGGTGGCCTTCGACGATACCCTGGGCCGGCTGCGCAATGCACTGAACCGCGAGCGCTTGTTCACCAGCGATGTCAGCCATGAGTTGCGCACACCGCTGATGGTGCTGGCCACCTCGTGCGAACTGCTGATGGAAAACCCCAATCTGGATACCCGCGCGCGCAGCCAGGTGGAGCGTATCGCCCGTGCCACGGAAGAGATGCGCGAGCTGGTCAAGACCTTCCTGATGCTGGCGCGTGCCCAGCGTGACCAGGGCGCCGTGGCATCCCAGGCAACCCTGCGCGAAGTCGCCGACGACCTGGTCGGGGTGTGGCGCGATACCATCGAACAGAAGGGCCTGGCGCTCTACTACGATGGCCGGGTCAGTGCAGGCCCATTGTTGTACAACGCCACCTTCCTGCAATCCGTGATGGGCAACCTGCTGCGCAATGCCGCCCATTACACCGATAGCGGTTATATCCGCCTCAGCCTGGAGCTCAACGGCTTCAGTGTCGAGGACAGTGGCGTAGGTATCCCGGAGGAGCAGCGCGAGGCCATGTTCCAGCCTTTCGTGCGCGGCGAGGAGCGGCGTGGCGAAGGCCTTGGGCTGGGCCTGTCGCTGGTGCAGCGGATCTGCGATGACCAGGGCTGGCGGGTGACCCTGACCTCGACGGCACCGCATGGCTGCCGTTTTCAGGTGGATCTGAGCCAGAGCGCGGAAAAGACCGATCCCACTCGGTAA
- a CDS encoding lipopolysaccharide kinase InaA family protein, which yields MAVAQNGESRFDYYWRQQGEWVEEPNQRRGGESGVQRLNDGNGKVLYAKRQVGHIYRSLLHPFGRPTVLRELDALNSFEQLGVRVPRIVFCGAERDPEHQWRALLVSEALDGFVELDTWHAEGARERYPQVVHERMLKDLADNLARMHLGHWQHGCLYGKHVFIKVIGEGEQARVEVALLDLEKCRRRISCQRAAGNDLRQLRRHSSLNDTEWQTLLYFYQMAFGSAVKGLG from the coding sequence ATGGCTGTAGCCCAAAATGGGGAGTCTCGGTTCGATTATTACTGGCGCCAGCAGGGCGAATGGGTCGAGGAACCCAACCAGCGGCGCGGTGGTGAAAGTGGCGTACAACGGCTGAACGATGGCAACGGCAAGGTGCTGTATGCCAAGCGTCAGGTCGGCCATATCTATCGCAGCCTGTTGCACCCATTCGGCAGGCCGACCGTATTGCGCGAGCTCGATGCACTGAACAGCTTCGAGCAACTGGGTGTGCGCGTGCCGCGCATCGTGTTTTGTGGTGCCGAGCGTGACCCCGAGCACCAATGGCGCGCGCTGTTGGTCAGTGAGGCGCTGGATGGCTTTGTCGAACTCGATACGTGGCACGCCGAAGGTGCGCGCGAGCGCTATCCTCAAGTTGTTCATGAACGCATGCTCAAGGACCTGGCCGACAACCTGGCGCGCATGCACCTGGGCCATTGGCAGCATGGCTGCCTGTACGGCAAGCACGTCTTCATCAAGGTCATCGGCGAGGGTGAGCAGGCCCGCGTCGAAGTGGCCCTTCTGGACCTGGAAAAGTGCCGACGACGCATCAGCTGTCAGCGGGCTGCGGGTAACGACCTGCGTCAGCTGCGCCGCCACTCGTCGCTGAATGACACGGAATGGCAAACGCTGCTCTATTTTTACCAGATGGCGTTTGGCAGCGCTGTCAAAGGGTTAGGGTAA
- a CDS encoding class I SAM-dependent methyltransferase, which produces MRSPIKLEFSEKYDQQHAQDYFLKHQDGLARRLSHKRDEQLARRALALAGEPGLVLDLPCGAGRFWPLLAEKPNRVIIGADNSEAMIQTACAAQPPEVVARVRPLQTSAFAIDLPDNSVDSIFCMRLFHHIGEAAHRKTILDEFQRVSRDSVILSLWVDGNFKAWRRQKLEKKRSAKAEQSSYQNRFVLPAETVEAEFKSAGFRIQEHLDFLPFYAMWRVYVLRKG; this is translated from the coding sequence ATGCGCAGCCCGATCAAACTCGAATTTTCCGAGAAGTACGACCAGCAACACGCCCAGGACTACTTCCTCAAACACCAGGATGGACTGGCTCGACGCCTGTCCCACAAGCGTGACGAGCAGCTGGCCCGACGCGCCCTGGCGCTGGCGGGAGAACCAGGCTTGGTCCTCGACTTGCCTTGCGGTGCGGGCCGTTTCTGGCCGCTGCTGGCGGAAAAGCCGAACCGGGTGATCATCGGCGCCGACAACTCCGAGGCGATGATCCAGACGGCCTGTGCCGCACAACCGCCAGAGGTGGTAGCTCGGGTACGCCCTTTGCAGACTTCGGCATTCGCGATCGACTTGCCGGATAATTCGGTCGACAGCATCTTCTGCATGCGGCTGTTCCACCACATTGGCGAAGCGGCTCACCGCAAGACCATTCTTGACGAGTTTCAAAGGGTTAGCCGTGACAGCGTAATCCTGTCATTGTGGGTGGACGGTAACTTCAAGGCCTGGCGCCGCCAGAAGCTCGAGAAAAAGCGTAGTGCCAAGGCCGAACAGAGCAGCTATCAGAACCGCTTCGTGTTACCGGCAGAAACGGTTGAAGCAGAATTCAAGTCCGCCGGCTTCAGAATCCAGGAACACCTCGACTTCCTGCCGTTCTATGCCATGTGGCGGGTGTATGTATTGCGTAAGGGGTAG
- a CDS encoding multidrug efflux RND transporter permease subunit — translation MAFTDPFIRRPVLASVVSLLILLLGFQAWNKLQIRQYPKMENALITVTTAYPGANAETIQGYITQPLQQSLASAEGIDYMTSVSRQNFSVISIYARIGADSDRLFTELLAKANEVRNQLPQDSEDPVLSKEAADASALMYISFYSKEMSNPQITDYLSRVIQPKLATLPGMAEAEILGNQVFAMRIWIDPVKLAGFGLAATDVTNAVRRYNFLSAAGEVKGEYVVTSINASTELKSAEAFAALPLKVSGDSRVLLGDVARVEMGAENYDTVSSFDGTPSVYIGIKATPAANPLDVIKEVRRIMPELESQLPSALKVSIAYDATLFIQASIDEVIKTLGEAVLIVIVVVFLFLGALRSVLIPVVTIPLSMIGVLFFMQMMGYSLNLLTLLAMVLAIGLVVDDAIVVVENIHRHMEEGKSPFDAALEGAREIAMPVVSMTITLAAVYAPIGFLTGLTGALFKEFALTLAGAVVISGIVALTLSPMMCALLLRQEQNPSGLAHRLDVLFEGLKVRYQRLLHATLDSRPVVLVFAVIILCLVPVLLKFTQNELAPNEDQGVIFMMSSSPQPANLDYLNAYTDQFTPLFKSFPEYYSSFQINGFNGVQSGIGGFLLKPWNERQRTQMELLPLVQAKLEQIGGLQIFGFNLPSLPGTGEGLPFQFVINTAGDYPALLEVAQRVKQRAQESGKFAFLDIDLAFDKPEVVVDIDRAKAAQMGVSMDTLGGTLATLLGEAEINRFTLEGRSYKVIAQVERPYRDNAGWLNNYYVKNEQGQLLPLSTLITLSDRARPRQLNQFQQLNSAIIQGVPMVSIGEALQTVRDIAREEAPEGFAFDYAGTARQYVQEGSALWVTFGLALAIIFLVLAAQFESFRDPLVILVTVPLSICGALLPLFLGISSMNIYTQVGLVTLIGLISKHGILIVEFANQLREEKGLSVRQAIEEAAAIRLRPVLMTTAAMVFGMVPLILATGAGAVSRFDIGTVIATGMSIGTLFTLFVLPCIYTLLAHKSEAKQPITA, via the coding sequence ATGGCGTTCACCGACCCGTTCATCCGCCGCCCGGTGCTGGCCAGCGTGGTCAGCCTGCTGATCCTGCTGCTCGGCTTCCAGGCCTGGAACAAGCTGCAGATCCGCCAATACCCGAAAATGGAAAACGCCCTGATCACGGTGACCACCGCCTACCCCGGGGCCAACGCCGAAACCATTCAGGGCTACATCACCCAGCCGCTGCAACAGAGCCTGGCCAGCGCCGAAGGCATCGACTACATGACCTCGGTCAGCCGCCAGAACTTCTCGGTGATCTCCATCTACGCGCGCATCGGCGCCGACAGCGACCGCCTGTTCACCGAACTGCTGGCCAAGGCCAACGAGGTGCGTAACCAGCTGCCGCAGGATTCTGAAGACCCGGTCCTGAGCAAGGAAGCCGCCGACGCCTCGGCGCTGATGTACATCAGCTTCTACAGCAAGGAGATGAGCAACCCGCAGATCACCGACTACCTGTCACGGGTGATCCAACCCAAGCTGGCCACCCTGCCGGGCATGGCCGAAGCGGAAATCCTCGGCAACCAGGTGTTCGCCATGCGCATCTGGATCGACCCGGTGAAGCTGGCCGGCTTCGGCCTTGCCGCCACCGACGTGACCAATGCCGTACGCCGCTACAACTTCCTCTCCGCCGCCGGCGAAGTAAAGGGCGAGTACGTGGTCACCAGCATCAACGCCAGCACCGAGCTGAAATCGGCCGAAGCCTTCGCCGCGCTGCCGCTCAAGGTGTCCGGTGACAGCAGGGTGCTTCTGGGTGACGTGGCGCGCGTGGAAATGGGCGCGGAAAACTACGACACGGTCAGTTCGTTCGATGGCACGCCGTCGGTCTACATCGGCATCAAAGCCACCCCGGCGGCCAACCCACTGGACGTGATCAAGGAAGTGCGGCGCATCATGCCGGAGCTGGAAAGCCAGCTGCCGTCGGCGCTGAAGGTATCGATCGCCTACGACGCCACGCTGTTCATCCAGGCGTCCATCGACGAAGTGATCAAGACCCTGGGCGAAGCGGTGCTGATCGTCATCGTGGTGGTGTTCCTGTTCCTCGGCGCCCTGCGCTCGGTGCTGATCCCGGTGGTGACCATCCCGCTGTCGATGATCGGTGTGCTGTTCTTCATGCAGATGATGGGCTACTCGCTGAACCTGCTGACACTGCTGGCGATGGTGCTGGCCATCGGCCTGGTGGTGGACGATGCCATCGTGGTGGTGGAGAACATCCACCGGCACATGGAGGAAGGCAAGTCACCCTTCGATGCCGCCCTGGAAGGCGCGCGGGAAATCGCCATGCCAGTGGTGTCGATGACCATTACCCTGGCGGCGGTGTACGCGCCCATCGGTTTCCTTACCGGGCTCACCGGCGCGCTGTTCAAGGAATTCGCCCTCACCCTGGCTGGCGCGGTGGTGATCTCCGGCATCGTCGCCCTGACTCTGTCACCGATGATGTGCGCCCTGCTGCTGCGCCAGGAGCAGAACCCCAGTGGCCTGGCCCATCGGCTCGACGTGCTGTTCGAAGGCCTCAAGGTGCGTTACCAGCGCCTGCTGCACGCCACCCTCGACAGCCGCCCGGTGGTGCTGGTGTTCGCCGTGATCATCCTGTGCCTGGTCCCGGTGCTGCTCAAGTTCACCCAGAACGAGCTCGCGCCCAACGAGGACCAGGGCGTCATCTTCATGATGAGCAGCTCGCCGCAGCCGGCCAACCTCGACTACCTGAACGCCTACACCGACCAGTTCACGCCCCTGTTCAAGAGCTTCCCCGAATACTACTCATCGTTCCAGATCAACGGTTTCAACGGCGTACAGAGCGGCATCGGTGGCTTCCTGCTCAAGCCCTGGAACGAACGCCAGCGCACGCAGATGGAGCTGCTGCCGCTGGTGCAGGCCAAGCTCGAGCAGATTGGCGGGCTGCAGATCTTCGGTTTCAACCTGCCATCGCTGCCGGGCACAGGTGAGGGCCTGCCGTTCCAGTTCGTGATCAATACCGCCGGTGACTACCCTGCCCTGCTGGAGGTCGCCCAGCGGGTCAAGCAACGGGCGCAGGAATCGGGCAAGTTCGCCTTCCTCGACATCGACCTGGCCTTCGACAAGCCTGAAGTGGTGGTCGACATCGACCGGGCCAAGGCGGCGCAGATGGGCGTTTCCATGGATACCCTGGGCGGCACCCTGGCCACCCTGCTGGGCGAGGCGGAAATCAACCGTTTCACCCTCGAAGGCCGCAGCTACAAGGTGATTGCCCAGGTCGAGCGGCCCTATCGAGACAACGCCGGCTGGTTGAACAACTACTACGTGAAGAACGAGCAAGGGCAGCTGCTGCCCTTGTCGACACTGATCACCCTCAGTGACCGAGCCCGCCCCCGCCAGCTCAACCAGTTCCAGCAGCTGAACTCGGCGATCATCCAGGGGGTGCCGATGGTCAGCATCGGCGAGGCGCTGCAGACGGTGCGCGACATCGCCCGGGAAGAAGCACCGGAGGGCTTTGCCTTCGACTATGCCGGGACGGCCAGGCAGTACGTGCAGGAAGGCAGCGCCCTGTGGGTGACCTTCGGCCTGGCGCTGGCGATCATCTTCCTGGTGCTGGCCGCGCAGTTCGAGAGCTTCCGCGACCCGTTGGTGATCCTGGTGACCGTGCCATTGTCGATCTGTGGCGCGCTGCTACCGCTGTTCCTGGGCATATCCAGCATGAACATCTACACCCAGGTGGGGCTGGTGACGCTGATCGGGCTGATCAGCAAACACGGCATCCTGATCGTCGAGTTCGCCAACCAGTTGCGTGAGGAAAAGGGCTTGAGCGTTCGCCAGGCCATCGAGGAAGCGGCCGCCATTCGCCTGCGGCCGGTGCTGATGACCACGGCTGCGATGGTGTTCGGCATGGTGCCGCTGATCCTGGCCACCGGGGCCGGCGCGGTGAGCCGGTTCGATATCGGCACGGTGATTGCCACCGGGATGTCGATCGGGACCTTGTTCACCCTGTTTGTGCTGCCGTGTATCTACACCTTGCTGGCCCACAAGTCTGAGGCCAAGCAGCCAATTACCGCATGA
- a CDS encoding DUF1513 domain-containing protein, with product MLRRQALKLGSVLLSALTLGGWSLFRNKGSEPLLLSARDDGDGKHYAVGFRLDGTQVFSTQVAQRCHAIINHPELPIALFVARRPGTESYLVDLRDGRLLQTVTSQPNRHFYGHAVIHKAGEWLYATENDTTDPGRGVLGVYRFEGERLVHTGEIPTHGIGPHEVAWLPDGETLIVANGGIRTEAESRVEMNLNAMEPSLVLMQRDGTLLSKETLAQQMNSVRHLAVGDDGTIAACQQFMGAADETAELLAIKRPGEPFKAFPVPERQLQSMAQYTASVAIHSDLRLVALTAPRANRLFVWDLDSGAVKLDAPMPDCAGVGAVKDGFVVTSGQGRCRFYNCRKAELIGQPLDLPSGFWDNHLHLA from the coding sequence ATGCTGCGACGCCAGGCCCTCAAACTCGGTAGCGTATTGCTCAGCGCCCTGACCCTGGGCGGTTGGAGCCTGTTCCGCAACAAAGGCAGCGAACCCTTGCTGCTGTCGGCGCGGGACGATGGCGACGGCAAGCACTATGCGGTCGGGTTCCGCCTGGACGGCACCCAGGTGTTCAGCACCCAGGTTGCCCAGCGTTGCCATGCCATCATCAACCACCCAGAGCTGCCGATCGCCCTGTTCGTCGCCCGCCGACCCGGTACCGAAAGCTACCTGGTCGACCTGCGCGACGGGCGCCTGCTGCAGACCGTCACCTCGCAACCGAACCGGCACTTCTATGGCCATGCGGTGATCCACAAGGCTGGCGAATGGCTGTATGCCACCGAGAACGACACCACCGACCCAGGCCGTGGCGTGCTCGGCGTGTACCGCTTCGAGGGTGAACGCCTGGTGCACACCGGCGAGATCCCGACCCACGGCATCGGCCCCCATGAAGTGGCCTGGCTGCCGGATGGCGAAACCCTGATCGTGGCCAACGGCGGTATCCGCACCGAGGCCGAGAGCCGGGTCGAGATGAACCTCAATGCCATGGAGCCCAGCCTGGTGCTGATGCAGCGCGACGGCACCCTGCTGAGCAAGGAAACCCTGGCCCAGCAGATGAACAGCGTGCGCCACCTGGCGGTGGGCGACGATGGCACCATCGCCGCCTGCCAGCAGTTCATGGGCGCTGCCGACGAGACCGCCGAGCTGCTGGCGATCAAGCGCCCGGGCGAGCCGTTCAAGGCCTTCCCGGTACCGGAGCGCCAGCTGCAATCGATGGCCCAGTACACCGCCAGTGTCGCCATCCACAGCGACCTGCGCCTGGTGGCCCTGACCGCGCCGCGGGCCAACCGCCTGTTCGTCTGGGACCTGGACAGCGGTGCGGTGAAGCTCGATGCGCCGATGCCCGACTGCGCCGGGGTCGGGGCGGTCAAGGATGGTTTCGTCGTTACCTCCGGGCAGGGCCGTTGCCGCTTCTACAACTGCCGCAAGGCCGAACTGATCGGGCAACCGCTGGACCTGCCGTCCGGGTTCTGGGATAACCACCTGCACCTGGCTTGA